In the genome of Roseiconus lacunae, the window GCCGATACCGCCGCTGGACCCCACCGAAACAATCGAGGTACCACCGAAGCCTGAATAAGTCCGGCGGGACACTCGCCACGCGGTGAAGAATTCACTGTTTGGCAATTGCGACCGATTGGCGATTGCGACCACGAGGGGGGCAGAAGACCGACTGCGAGTTTAGTCGGTCTTTTTGTTTGTATACCCTTTCGAGTCGCGTTTGCTGACGCCGGCACGCGACATCAGCGAACTCTTCATGACCTCATCGAGGTACTCGTCGTCGGCCGGCGGTGGACCGTAGGCACCGAGCAACTGCGGGTCATACTCGACGGTGTAAACGTGACGAGCGATGGCAAGTTTACATTTCGGATCGAGCCGTTTGCGGATCACCGGTCGGCCATCCACTTTGATCCCGTTGCGACTGTTCATGTCGCGAATGAACCAATAACCCTGCTCCAATGTCATCCGTGCATGTTGACCGGAGACGTTATTGAACTTCAACTGAATATCGCACTCACCACGGCGCCCGACGACCAGCCGATCTTTGGTCAGCGGAATCGGATCTCCACCCCCGATGGGCACCAATTGACCATACTTTCCGGCGAAGTCCTGGTTTTCGTCATTGTCGTCAAAAAAATTCACCTTCACGCCTCGTCAGT includes:
- a CDS encoding FHA domain-containing protein, which translates into the protein MNFFDDNDENQDFAGKYGQLVPIGGGDPIPLTKDRLVVGRRGECDIQLKFNNVSGQHARMTLEQGYWFIRDMNSRNGIKVDGRPVIRKRLDPKCKLAIARHVYTVEYDPQLLGAYGPPPADDEYLDEVMKSSLMSRAGVSKRDSKGYTNKKTD